In the genome of Nitrospira japonica, one region contains:
- a CDS encoding replication initiation factor domain-containing protein, translating to MSWTCSLGWLRFTVPQATVEEAMTLVGGDWVADEKGFLGYGRSWICRGQTGGYGRIGTGAKRAPQEVHVDLSQELLSGWTYEQFQAVAQWVFAKDGHFGRLDVALDDRSGIIEVEAVYAAVVAGHCVSHFRKSQLIAGLDLGSGADTGKTLCMGSRHSDTYVRIYDKAAQQQSKGIVVEGPWVRWEMEWKDERAQAVGLALSVLDQDRFQSYIVGVFRTALDFRDCTREDDPKDRYHAPLLSWWKTLTEGMQRAKLEVVKAVKQIEDVKQWAAKSLSPMLGLLCVHPEAGERWLVSIIIEGVERWRAKHYALLAKGQDAQQVLKRVRWWKPTDGFAAGCASTAP from the coding sequence ATGAGTTGGACCTGTTCCCTCGGTTGGCTGCGATTCACGGTTCCCCAGGCGACCGTCGAGGAGGCGATGACCCTCGTCGGTGGCGACTGGGTTGCCGATGAGAAGGGCTTTCTCGGCTATGGACGGAGTTGGATCTGTCGCGGCCAAACCGGCGGATACGGCCGCATCGGGACCGGTGCGAAACGGGCCCCGCAGGAAGTGCATGTGGATCTCTCGCAAGAACTGTTGAGCGGCTGGACCTATGAACAGTTTCAGGCGGTGGCGCAGTGGGTCTTCGCGAAAGACGGCCATTTTGGGCGCCTGGATGTGGCGCTGGATGATCGCAGCGGCATCATTGAGGTCGAGGCCGTGTATGCCGCGGTCGTGGCCGGCCATTGTGTCTCTCACTTTCGGAAGTCCCAACTGATCGCGGGTCTGGATCTCGGCTCCGGCGCGGACACGGGCAAGACGCTCTGCATGGGGTCCCGGCATTCCGATACCTACGTGCGTATCTATGACAAAGCGGCCCAGCAACAGAGCAAAGGGATCGTGGTGGAGGGCCCCTGGGTCCGGTGGGAAATGGAATGGAAGGATGAGCGGGCGCAGGCGGTGGGGTTAGCCCTCTCCGTCCTCGATCAGGACCGGTTTCAGAGCTACATCGTCGGCGTGTTCCGCACAGCCTTGGATTTTCGCGATTGCACTCGAGAGGACGATCCGAAAGATCGCTACCACGCGCCCTTGCTGAGTTGGTGGAAGACCCTCACGGAGGGCATGCAACGGGCCAAGTTGGAGGTGGTCAAAGCCGTCAAACAGATCGAGGACGTGAAGCAATGGGCGGCGAAGAGTCTCTCCCCCATGCTGGGGTTGCTCTGTGTGCATCCGGAAGCCGGTGAACGCTGGTTAGTCAGCATCATTATCGAAGGAGTGGAACGATGGCGCGCCAAGCATTACGCGCTCTTGGCCAAAGGCCAAGACGCCCAGCAAGTGTTGAAGAGGGTCCGGTGGTGGAAGCCGACCGACGGCTTCGCTGCCGGCTGTGCGAGCACGGCACCCTAA
- a CDS encoding MerR family transcriptional regulator has translation MKALLNVKELASALGVSVKSVQRAYRKQEIPVQCLCRMALFDLDDVRRAMTRNGKRRFDTSEVKADKERGAAGGASRRRTGSNSPRTVKRGRNFQKDPRRHS, from the coding sequence ATGAAGGCCTTGCTGAACGTGAAGGAATTGGCCAGTGCACTCGGCGTGAGTGTGAAATCGGTGCAGCGCGCGTATCGGAAGCAAGAGATTCCCGTGCAGTGTCTCTGCCGCATGGCGCTCTTTGATCTGGACGACGTGCGCCGGGCGATGACCCGCAATGGCAAACGGCGCTTCGACACTTCGGAAGTGAAGGCTGACAAGGAGCGCGGTGCAGCCGGCGGCGCCAGCCGGCGGCGCACCGGGTCGAACAGCCCCCGGACGGTAAAACGGGGGCGCAATTTCCAAAAGGATCCACGGAGGCATTCATGA
- a CDS encoding Fur family transcriptional regulator produces the protein MNTSSLTHRLKASGKKLTQARQAILTILEGSQLPITAAEVHARLMKAHMPADRVTVYRNLSLLEKLRLVNTVGFHDGQMRYEIHSGREHHHHIQCLTCGKIADLMLCPLEKLTQLVEKQTRFSVDRHALEFFGWCPQCR, from the coding sequence ATGAACACATCCTCACTCACTCATAGGCTAAAGGCCAGTGGCAAGAAACTCACACAGGCTAGGCAGGCCATTCTCACGATCCTGGAGGGTAGCCAGCTTCCAATTACTGCGGCGGAAGTGCATGCGCGGCTCATGAAGGCGCATATGCCCGCCGATCGTGTCACGGTATATCGCAATCTGTCCCTACTTGAAAAGTTGCGATTGGTGAATACGGTCGGTTTTCATGATGGTCAAATGCGATACGAGATCCATTCTGGGCGTGAGCATCATCACCATATCCAGTGCCTTACGTGCGGTAAGATTGCCGATCTCATGCTCTGTCCCTTGGAGAAATTGACGCAACTCGTGGAGAAGCAAACTCGCTTTTCTGTTGATCGTCATGCACTAGAATTTTTTGGCTGGTGCCCACAGT